A region from the Triticum aestivum cultivar Chinese Spring chromosome 3D, IWGSC CS RefSeq v2.1, whole genome shotgun sequence genome encodes:
- the LOC123080091 gene encoding rhodanese-like domain-containing protein 4A, chloroplastic isoform X1, which produces MALLRLQHHCSLLQISTSHLPTLLSPPRNPRRSQPSPPNAARTPSPSISPPPAAPILARNAAAAPWRGELLLLLPAAWPLPALAAEADGGGGSKVSLESIVLAVDDFNNRNPFFVAGVVFVWLVVLPLAQEYFKKYKAVGALDAFRKLRDVPEAQLLDIRRGNSVRFMAPPNLRLVEKSAVQVEFHEEDEKGFLREVLARFPDPANTVVCVLDNFDGNSMKVAELLFNNGFKEAYAIKGGLRGPDGWQAIQENYLPPSVHVFPREKKSKTLTHTDVSTEGTDDQPEGNGELLTSPSSTLVNTSNGTKDGHEEPNGSTLAAKHSRRPLSPYANYPDLKPPSSPTPSKPGRAEGNVELSTSTGSSLIKTSDATKDSHGEPNGSTLATKQSGRRPLSPYANYPDLKPPSSPTPSKPGRPDENKELLTSPGNSLDNTSHATKNGREELNGTTLATKNPRRPLSPYAKYPDLKPPSSPTPSKPGR; this is translated from the exons ATGGCGCTCCTCCGCCTCCAGCACCACTGCTCCCTCCTCCAAATCTCCACCTCCCACCTCCCAACCCTCCTCAGCCCCCCGCGGAACCCTCGCAGGAGCCAACCCTCGCCGCCCAATGCGGCCAGGACTCCCAGCCCCTCCATAAGCCCACCCCCCGCCGCGCCAATCTTGGCGCGGAATGCGGCGGCGGCGCCCTGGCGAGgcgagctgctgctcctcctccccgcGGCCTGGCCGCTCCCGGCCCTCGCGGCcgaggccgacggcggcggcgggagcaaGGTGAGCCTCGAGTCCATCGTGCTGGCCGTCGACGACTTCAACAACCGGAACCCCTTCTTCGTGGCCGGGGTGGTGTTCGTCTGGCTGGTGGTGCTCCCGCTGGCGCAGGAGTACTTCAAGAAGTACAAGGCCGTGGGCGCCCTCGACGCCTTCCGCAAGCTCCGCGACGTGCCGGAGGCGCAGCTGCTGGACATCAGGCGGGGCAACAGCGTGCGCTTCATGGCGCCGCCCAACCTCAGGCTCGTCGAGAAGAGCGCCGTGCAGGTGGAGTTCCACGAGGAGGACGAGAAGGGGTTCCTCAGGGAGGTGCTCGCGAGGTTCCCGGACCCGGCCAACACCGTCGTCTGCGTCCTTGACAA CTTTGATGGTAATTCAATGAAAGTGGCTGAGCTGCTGTTCAACAATGGTTTCAAAGAGGCATATGCAATCAAAGGGGGGCTGAGAGGCCCAGATGGTTGGCAG GCAATTCAAGAAAACTATCTTCCACCATCTGTTCATGTTTTTCCAAGGGAAAAGAAGAGCAAAACTTTGACGCACACTGATGTGAGCACTGAAGGAACAGATGATCAGCCAGAGGGGAATGGAGAACTATTAACTTCTCCTAGCAGCACTTTAGTCAATACAAGCAATGGAACCAAGGATGGTCATGAAGAACCGAATGGAAGTACTTTAGCCGCGAAGCATTCAAGGAGACCATTATCACCATATGCAAAT TACCCTGACTTGAAACCGCCATCATCTCCGACGCCATCCAAGCCAGGGAGGGCTGAGGGGAATGTAGAACTATCAACTTCTACTGGCAGCTCTTTAATCAAAACAAGCGATGCAACTAAGGATAGTCACGGAGAACCGAATGGAAGTACATTAGCCACGAAGCAATCAGGAAGGAGACCATTATCACCATATGCAAAT TACCCTGACTTGAAACCGCCCTCATCTCCAACGCCATCCAAGCCAGGCAGGCCAGATGAGAATAAAGAACTACTAACGTCTCCTGGCAACTCTTTAGACAATACAAGCCATGCAACCAAGAATGGTCGTGAAGAACTGAATGGAACTACTTTAGCCACGAAGAATCCAAGGAGACCATTATCACCATATGCAAAG TACCCTGACTTGAAGCCGCCATCATCTCCGACGCCATCCAAGCCAGGGAGGTAG
- the LOC123080091 gene encoding rhodanese-like domain-containing protein 4A, chloroplastic isoform X2, translating to MALLRLQHHCSLLQISTSHLPTLLSPPRNPRRSQPSPPNAARTPSPSISPPPAAPILARNAAAAPWRGELLLLLPAAWPLPALAAEADGGGGSKVSLESIVLAVDDFNNRNPFFVAGVVFVWLVVLPLAQEYFKKYKAVGALDAFRKLRDVPEAQLLDIRRGNSVRFMAPPNLRLVEKSAVQVEFHEEDEKGFLREVLARFPDPANTVVCVLDNFDGNSMKVAELLFNNGFKEAYAIKGGLRGPDGWQAIQENYLPPSVHVFPREKKSKTLTHTDVSTEGTDDQPEGNGELLTSPSSTLVNTSNGTKDGHEEPNGSTLAAKHSRRPLSPYANYPDLKPPSSPTPSKPGRPDENKELLTSPGNSLDNTSHATKNGREELNGTTLATKNPRRPLSPYAKYPDLKPPSSPTPSKPGR from the exons ATGGCGCTCCTCCGCCTCCAGCACCACTGCTCCCTCCTCCAAATCTCCACCTCCCACCTCCCAACCCTCCTCAGCCCCCCGCGGAACCCTCGCAGGAGCCAACCCTCGCCGCCCAATGCGGCCAGGACTCCCAGCCCCTCCATAAGCCCACCCCCCGCCGCGCCAATCTTGGCGCGGAATGCGGCGGCGGCGCCCTGGCGAGgcgagctgctgctcctcctccccgcGGCCTGGCCGCTCCCGGCCCTCGCGGCcgaggccgacggcggcggcgggagcaaGGTGAGCCTCGAGTCCATCGTGCTGGCCGTCGACGACTTCAACAACCGGAACCCCTTCTTCGTGGCCGGGGTGGTGTTCGTCTGGCTGGTGGTGCTCCCGCTGGCGCAGGAGTACTTCAAGAAGTACAAGGCCGTGGGCGCCCTCGACGCCTTCCGCAAGCTCCGCGACGTGCCGGAGGCGCAGCTGCTGGACATCAGGCGGGGCAACAGCGTGCGCTTCATGGCGCCGCCCAACCTCAGGCTCGTCGAGAAGAGCGCCGTGCAGGTGGAGTTCCACGAGGAGGACGAGAAGGGGTTCCTCAGGGAGGTGCTCGCGAGGTTCCCGGACCCGGCCAACACCGTCGTCTGCGTCCTTGACAA CTTTGATGGTAATTCAATGAAAGTGGCTGAGCTGCTGTTCAACAATGGTTTCAAAGAGGCATATGCAATCAAAGGGGGGCTGAGAGGCCCAGATGGTTGGCAG GCAATTCAAGAAAACTATCTTCCACCATCTGTTCATGTTTTTCCAAGGGAAAAGAAGAGCAAAACTTTGACGCACACTGATGTGAGCACTGAAGGAACAGATGATCAGCCAGAGGGGAATGGAGAACTATTAACTTCTCCTAGCAGCACTTTAGTCAATACAAGCAATGGAACCAAGGATGGTCATGAAGAACCGAATGGAAGTACTTTAGCCGCGAAGCATTCAAGGAGACCATTATCACCATATGCAAAT TACCCTGACTTGAAACCGCCCTCATCTCCAACGCCATCCAAGCCAGGCAGGCCAGATGAGAATAAAGAACTACTAACGTCTCCTGGCAACTCTTTAGACAATACAAGCCATGCAACCAAGAATGGTCGTGAAGAACTGAATGGAACTACTTTAGCCACGAAGAATCCAAGGAGACCATTATCACCATATGCAAAG TACCCTGACTTGAAGCCGCCATCATCTCCGACGCCATCCAAGCCAGGGAGGTAG
- the LOC123080092 gene encoding uncharacterized protein isoform X2 produces MRAMPPPNWPFKGHSMSSPVDLIVFHLLELDLPADDSDDRRQGPLRHRWNRKLLFHLTQEILPVLLHLDDNGASYRTRLHGPALLSKVWSTVKAFPAADCRVVGDIDALVALDLHVTQFCCLWGIDDDTWTPFGGSLMFFRNEFHPLFNTTMRKVGKCSPSAKCTGSSRGLTPKNRGEEKGAPPSHSSAPRSPAAMHGGEEQGAPPPRKPSLQRLNIILKGPDHLKRCQISVVHSSVLQVGVAKFAGPAI; encoded by the exons ATGCGCGCAATGCCGCCGCCGAACTGGCCGTTCAAGGGCCACTCCATGTCATCCCCGGTGGACCTGATCGTGTTCCACCTCCTGGAGCTGGACCTCCCCGCGGACGACTCCGACGACCGGCGCCAAGGCCCGCTCCGGCACCGGTGGAACCGGAAGCTCCTCTTCCACCTCACGCAAGAAATCCTCCCCGTCCTTCTCCACCTCGACGACAACGGCGCCTCCTACAGAACCAGACTCCACGGGCCGGCGCTGCTATCGAAGGTGTGGAGCACGGTGAAGGCATTCCCGGCGGCGGACTGCAGGGTGGTGGGCGACATCGACGCGCTGGTGGCACTGGACCTACATGTCACCCAATTTTGTTGTCTTTGGGGAATAGATGATGACACATGGACACCATTCGGTGGCAGTTTGATGTTTTTCAGGAATGAATTCCACCCGTTATTCAATACTACTATGAGAAAAGTAGGGAAATGCTCACCCTCTGCTAAATGTACTGGTTCGTCTCGCGGTCTCACCCCCAAAAAcagaggagaggagaagggagctcCTCCCTCACACTCGTCGGCTCCAAGGAGCCCCGCCGCCATGCATGGTGGAGAGGAGCAGGGAGCTCCGCCGCCAC GCAAACCAAGTCTGCAACGTTTGAATATTATACTCA AAGGACCTGACCATCTAAAAAGATGTCAAATTAGTGTGGTACATTCTTCAGTACTGCAAGTTGGAGTAGCAA AGTTCGCAGGTCCTGCTATTTGA
- the LOC123080092 gene encoding uncharacterized protein isoform X1, with the protein MRAMPPPNWPFKGHSMSSPVDLIVFHLLELDLPADDSDDRRQGPLRHRWNRKLLFHLTQEILPVLLHLDDNGASYRTRLHGPALLSKVWSTVKAFPAADCRVVGDIDALVALDLHVTQFCCLWGIDDDTWTPFGGSLMFFRNEFHPLFNTTMRKVGKCSPSAKCTGSSRGLTPKNRGEEKGAPPSHSSAPRSPAAMHGGEEQGAPPPRKPSLQRLNIILKGPDHLKRCQISVVHSSVLQVGVASKYTHQMKVLL; encoded by the exons ATGCGCGCAATGCCGCCGCCGAACTGGCCGTTCAAGGGCCACTCCATGTCATCCCCGGTGGACCTGATCGTGTTCCACCTCCTGGAGCTGGACCTCCCCGCGGACGACTCCGACGACCGGCGCCAAGGCCCGCTCCGGCACCGGTGGAACCGGAAGCTCCTCTTCCACCTCACGCAAGAAATCCTCCCCGTCCTTCTCCACCTCGACGACAACGGCGCCTCCTACAGAACCAGACTCCACGGGCCGGCGCTGCTATCGAAGGTGTGGAGCACGGTGAAGGCATTCCCGGCGGCGGACTGCAGGGTGGTGGGCGACATCGACGCGCTGGTGGCACTGGACCTACATGTCACCCAATTTTGTTGTCTTTGGGGAATAGATGATGACACATGGACACCATTCGGTGGCAGTTTGATGTTTTTCAGGAATGAATTCCACCCGTTATTCAATACTACTATGAGAAAAGTAGGGAAATGCTCACCCTCTGCTAAATGTACTGGTTCGTCTCGCGGTCTCACCCCCAAAAAcagaggagaggagaagggagctcCTCCCTCACACTCGTCGGCTCCAAGGAGCCCCGCCGCCATGCATGGTGGAGAGGAGCAGGGAGCTCCGCCGCCAC GCAAACCAAGTCTGCAACGTTTGAATATTATACTCA AAGGACCTGACCATCTAAAAAGATGTCAAATTAGTGTGGTACATTCTTCAGTACTGCAAGTTGGAGTAGCAAGTAAGTATACACATCAAATGAAAGTACTGCTTTAG